A window of the Candidatus Krumholzibacteriia bacterium genome harbors these coding sequences:
- a CDS encoding polysaccharide deacetylase family protein, which produces MLPLLAVAAVPLALHAVWRIRYGYPPQTLPRVLCFHKISRRFCLEGTWTTPQRFAAMIDRLLERGWTFIDEATFLHSLEAPDPANARRAFLTFDDGYAHLADTAFSVLAERGIPFHVFLVTDYTGRDNTWDLGLGRPRFRHLDDGVIREMASAGVSFGSHSAAHADLTRLPDAALRDDLARSRDEVARLAGRPARTLSYPFGIYNDAVRRAAAEAGYAAAFSLYPAHRNRIVDRHALRRDAVYIIDPVWGVETKLRPGPLYGLEEMKCRAINAVARLTPLLKSKRASQPG; this is translated from the coding sequence ATGCTGCCGCTCCTGGCTGTCGCCGCCGTCCCGCTGGCCCTGCACGCGGTGTGGCGCATCCGCTACGGCTACCCCCCGCAGACACTCCCGCGCGTGCTGTGTTTCCACAAGATTTCGCGGCGCTTCTGTCTGGAGGGGACGTGGACCACGCCGCAGCGTTTCGCGGCGATGATCGACCGCCTGCTCGAACGCGGCTGGACCTTCATCGACGAGGCGACGTTCCTGCATTCGCTGGAGGCGCCCGACCCGGCCAATGCGCGGCGCGCGTTTCTCACCTTCGACGACGGCTACGCGCACCTCGCCGACACGGCGTTTTCCGTTCTGGCCGAGCGGGGGATTCCATTCCACGTCTTCCTGGTGACGGACTACACCGGGCGCGACAACACCTGGGACCTCGGGCTGGGGCGTCCGCGCTTCCGCCACCTGGACGATGGCGTCATCCGTGAGATGGCGTCGGCGGGGGTGAGCTTTGGGTCGCACTCCGCCGCGCATGCGGATCTCACCCGCCTCCCGGACGCAGCGCTGCGAGATGACCTCGCGCGCTCGCGCGACGAAGTCGCCCGGCTGGCCGGGCGCCCGGCGCGCACGCTGTCGTATCCGTTCGGCATATATAATGACGCGGTCCGACGCGCGGCGGCGGAAGCGGGCTACGCGGCCGCGTTCTCGCTGTATCCCGCCCACCGCAACCGTATCGTTGACCGCCACGCGCTTCGACGTGATGCGGTGTACATCATCGACCCGGTGTGGGGTGTCGAGACCAAGCTTCGTCCCGGCCCCCTGTATGGACTGGAGGAGATGAAGTGCCGCGCCATCAACGCGGTGGCGCGCCTGACCCCGCTGCTCAAATCAAAGCGCGCGTCTCAGCCGGGGTAG
- the asnS gene encoding asparagine--tRNA ligase — MSSLPVVYISDLRAHAGQPVELRGWVYNTRSGGKIRFLILRDGTGYLQCVASASDVSEADFETLGRLTQESSVVVTGVPREDKRAPGGMELTLKSVRLVGASDGFPITPKEHSSTFLLDHRHLWLRSKKQHVVLLVRHHTVKAIRDYLNDHGFVNLDTPIFTPNACEGTSTLFETDYFGDRAYLSQSGQLYNEATAAAFGRVYCFGPTFRAEKSKTRRHLTEFWMVEPEVAYMELPELMDLCEDFFCYVTGRVLEACGTEIRDVLERDTSKLEAAMQRPFPRIHYKDAGKFLLEKGLPFEMGGDFGAPDETALTEAQATPIFVHHFPTAIKAFYMEPDAAEPEYCLSVDMLAPEGYGEVIGGGQRTPDLDLLERRIKEHNLPRQAFEWYLDLRKYGTVPHSGFGMGVERTVSYLCGLSHLREAIPFPRTINRLNP; from the coding sequence ATGTCATCACTTCCCGTGGTCTATATCAGCGATCTCCGTGCCCACGCCGGCCAGCCCGTCGAGCTGCGCGGCTGGGTGTACAACACCCGTTCCGGCGGGAAGATCCGCTTCCTCATCCTGCGCGACGGCACCGGCTACCTGCAGTGTGTGGCCAGCGCGTCGGACGTGAGCGAGGCCGACTTCGAGACGCTCGGGCGCCTCACCCAGGAGTCCAGCGTGGTAGTCACCGGGGTTCCGCGCGAGGACAAGCGCGCGCCCGGCGGCATGGAACTGACGCTCAAGAGCGTGCGGCTGGTGGGCGCGTCGGACGGGTTTCCGATCACGCCCAAGGAGCACAGTTCGACCTTCCTGCTCGACCACCGCCACCTGTGGCTGCGCAGCAAGAAGCAGCACGTGGTGCTGCTGGTGCGCCACCACACGGTGAAGGCGATCCGCGACTACCTCAACGACCACGGCTTCGTCAACCTGGACACGCCCATCTTCACACCCAACGCGTGCGAGGGCACCAGCACGCTCTTCGAGACCGACTACTTCGGCGACAGGGCCTACCTGTCGCAGAGCGGGCAGCTCTACAACGAGGCCACCGCCGCCGCCTTCGGGCGCGTGTACTGTTTTGGTCCCACGTTTCGCGCCGAGAAGTCAAAGACGCGCCGCCACCTCACCGAGTTCTGGATGGTGGAACCCGAGGTGGCGTACATGGAACTGCCGGAGCTGATGGACCTGTGCGAGGACTTCTTTTGCTACGTGACCGGCCGCGTGCTGGAAGCCTGCGGAACCGAGATCCGCGACGTGCTCGAACGCGACACGTCGAAGCTCGAAGCGGCCATGCAGCGCCCCTTCCCGCGCATCCATTATAAGGACGCCGGCAAGTTCCTCCTGGAGAAGGGGCTGCCCTTCGAGATGGGGGGCGATTTCGGGGCGCCCGACGAGACCGCGCTCACCGAGGCGCAGGCGACACCCATCTTCGTGCACCACTTTCCGACGGCCATCAAGGCGTTCTACATGGAGCCGGATGCGGCCGAGCCCGAGTACTGTCTCTCGGTGGACATGCTGGCGCCCGAAGGCTACGGGGAAGTCATCGGCGGGGGACAGCGCACACCCGATCTCGATCTGCTCGAGCGCCGTATCAAGGAACACAACCTCCCGCGCCAGGCCTTCGAGTGGTACCTCGACCTGCGCAAGTACGGAACCGTCCCGCACTCGGGCTTCGGCATGGGTGTGGAGCGCACGGTGTCCTACCTGTGCGGGCTCTCCCACCTGCGCGAAGCCATCCCGTTCCCGCGCACGATCAACCGCCTGAATCCGTAG
- a CDS encoding T9SS type A sorting domain-containing protein: MSDPVPETRGTRRLPARPQTFAAALAVCLALTPRPAAAQSSIGIYSDVSGSSCSLSDNGQGFINGYVVVRPGQEGVSAAQFSAPPPPCFTGTYVGDQQAPGTLVLGNSQTGVSVSLLVCSATPTHVLTIQYFGYGTTPACCEYPVLPDPAEDSVKIVDCFFNETAAAGVVGRVNADGSCPCAGNSPPFPPDNPVPAHAAQGVSVLQTLGWTAVDPDDNISEYLVHFGTDPSPPLVASGLTAPSYDPGQLEEFTEYFWRVVVRDLGGFETAGLTWRFTTRAANSPPGEPRFPIPEDGTAGLPLDLSLEWSATDIDGDALTYDVYFGTEDTPPLVSSNQGVPSYTVSTLAYGTTYYWRVVARDPPGHETSGPLWSFATRPENYPPGTPANPSPANGATSQAIDVALSWHAADPDSDALVFDVYFGATNPPPLVVADLSGTAYQPGTLSFVTTYFWRVVARDEHGAVQSGPIWSFTTRPENLPPLVPASPSPPNNSTNRPLASVLGWQCSDPDGEAVTFDVYFGTGFPPPLLAAGVETNSFSPGTLAFSTQYRWRIVARDERGAETSGPTWTFATKPNSPPAAPSSPNPSNNSSNRSVLTTLSWQCSDVDGHAITYEVYFGTENPPPLVATGVETRAYVPGTLAFSTRYYWRVRARDELNATAIGALWTFTTRSDGPPTAPANPGPPHDGVAPPTATLSWTCTEPDGQPLTFDLYFGTVSSPPLVATGLTEPQFDPGPLTISTRYYWRVVASDGSLVANGPLWRFATAIPGDVNIDGAITVADAQCAFDLALLRLPACGAVSNLEYGIAAAVDCNTIATPRDARCIHKHAVDGSCSFCGTTPAAAVAPNSPPVLRQGRTYEDGDTLVVTVDLEGVASLQAFGFETWSFNATLVRVSRRGRTAGFEALGAGAARVGGYTLDGVTAMTREQFIQLRYQVPPGGAYIWIDSFVDDLAGAAPLEIYWGGGSIPVLISRFEGVETQAGIELRWELAGDETAEWFTLLRREGSSGQPVLVGEGALAGANGSYLDKSVEPATTYHYELLVRTPGGNEFRSQTVTVTTPGRELALGQNHPNPFNPTTVIPYTLPGGTSTTRVRLLVMDVSGKLVRTLVDEPQTGGVHEAIWDGRDDRAGPVSSGVYFYVLDADGKRQTRKLVLLK; this comes from the coding sequence ATGTCGGACCCGGTCCCCGAGACTCGTGGTACCAGGCGCCTCCCTGCGAGACCGCAGACGTTCGCCGCCGCGCTGGCGGTTTGCCTTGCCCTCACCCCCCGCCCTGCCGCCGCCCAGAGTTCCATCGGTATCTACAGCGACGTTTCCGGAAGCTCGTGTTCGCTGTCCGACAACGGTCAGGGGTTCATCAACGGGTATGTCGTGGTGCGGCCGGGCCAGGAGGGGGTCTCGGCGGCTCAGTTCTCGGCCCCGCCACCACCGTGTTTTACCGGCACCTACGTGGGCGACCAGCAGGCGCCCGGAACGCTGGTGCTTGGCAACTCGCAGACCGGTGTCTCGGTATCGCTGCTGGTTTGCTCCGCCACACCCACCCACGTTCTCACCATCCAGTACTTCGGCTACGGCACCACGCCGGCGTGCTGCGAGTATCCAGTGCTGCCCGACCCAGCCGAAGACAGTGTGAAGATCGTCGACTGTTTCTTCAACGAAACGGCTGCGGCCGGTGTGGTGGGCCGCGTCAACGCGGACGGTTCCTGCCCGTGCGCGGGGAACAGCCCGCCGTTCCCGCCCGACAACCCGGTACCCGCCCACGCGGCGCAGGGTGTGAGTGTCTTGCAGACCCTCGGCTGGACGGCGGTCGATCCGGACGACAACATCAGCGAGTATCTCGTCCATTTTGGAACCGACCCGTCACCTCCCCTGGTTGCGAGCGGGTTGACCGCGCCGTCGTACGACCCCGGGCAGCTGGAGGAATTCACCGAGTATTTCTGGCGCGTGGTGGTGCGCGACCTGGGCGGGTTCGAGACCGCAGGCCTGACATGGCGATTCACGACCCGTGCGGCCAACTCGCCACCCGGCGAGCCGCGGTTTCCGATTCCCGAGGACGGCACCGCCGGCCTGCCGCTCGATCTGAGCCTCGAGTGGTCCGCCACGGACATCGACGGCGATGCGCTCACCTACGACGTGTACTTCGGCACCGAAGACACGCCGCCGCTCGTTTCCTCCAATCAGGGGGTGCCGAGTTACACCGTTTCCACGCTGGCGTACGGCACGACGTACTACTGGCGCGTGGTGGCGCGTGATCCGCCGGGCCACGAAACCTCGGGGCCACTCTGGTCGTTCGCGACACGGCCGGAGAACTACCCGCCCGGAACCCCCGCCAACCCGTCGCCGGCCAACGGTGCAACTTCACAGGCCATCGATGTCGCCCTGTCGTGGCACGCCGCCGACCCCGATTCCGATGCGCTGGTCTTCGACGTCTACTTCGGCGCCACGAATCCGCCGCCGCTGGTGGTGGCGGACCTGAGTGGCACGGCGTACCAGCCGGGTACGCTGTCGTTTGTCACCACGTACTTCTGGCGCGTGGTGGCGCGCGATGAGCACGGCGCGGTGCAGAGCGGTCCGATCTGGTCGTTCACGACGCGCCCGGAGAACCTGCCGCCGCTGGTGCCGGCCTCGCCCAGCCCGCCCAACAACTCGACCAACCGCCCGCTCGCGTCGGTGCTGGGGTGGCAGTGCAGCGATCCCGACGGGGAGGCGGTTACCTTCGACGTCTACTTTGGAACGGGATTTCCACCGCCACTGCTCGCTGCCGGCGTTGAGACAAACTCCTTCAGCCCGGGCACGCTCGCGTTTTCCACCCAGTACCGCTGGCGCATCGTGGCGCGCGACGAGCGTGGCGCGGAAACATCGGGGCCAACATGGACCTTTGCAACCAAACCCAACTCGCCGCCCGCGGCGCCGTCGAGCCCGAATCCCTCCAACAACAGCAGCAACCGCTCCGTGCTCACGACGCTCTCGTGGCAGTGCAGCGACGTGGACGGACACGCCATCACCTATGAAGTGTACTTCGGAACCGAGAATCCGCCGCCGCTGGTGGCCACCGGCGTGGAGACGCGGGCCTATGTACCGGGGACGCTGGCATTCTCGACGCGCTACTACTGGCGCGTGCGCGCGCGCGATGAGCTCAACGCGACCGCAATCGGAGCGCTGTGGACCTTCACCACCCGCTCCGACGGGCCGCCCACGGCTCCGGCCAATCCCGGCCCGCCCCACGACGGCGTCGCGCCGCCGACGGCCACGCTCTCCTGGACCTGCACCGAGCCGGACGGCCAGCCGCTCACTTTCGATCTGTACTTCGGGACGGTGTCGTCACCGCCGCTGGTGGCCACCGGACTTACCGAGCCGCAGTTCGACCCCGGACCGCTGACGATCTCGACGCGCTACTACTGGCGTGTGGTTGCGTCGGACGGGAGCCTGGTGGCAAACGGTCCGCTTTGGCGGTTTGCTACCGCTATTCCAGGCGACGTGAACATCGACGGCGCGATCACCGTGGCAGACGCGCAGTGCGCGTTCGATCTGGCGCTGTTGCGCTTGCCGGCGTGCGGCGCCGTCAGCAACCTGGAGTACGGCATTGCGGCCGCGGTCGACTGTAACACCATCGCCACCCCCCGCGATGCCCGCTGCATCCACAAGCACGCCGTGGACGGATCGTGTTCGTTCTGCGGGACGACGCCTGCGGCCGCGGTTGCACCGAACTCGCCGCCGGTGCTCAGGCAGGGGAGGACATACGAGGATGGCGACACGCTGGTGGTCACCGTGGATCTGGAGGGTGTTGCCTCACTGCAGGCGTTTGGATTCGAAACCTGGTCCTTCAACGCCACCCTGGTGCGCGTATCGCGCCGGGGACGAACCGCGGGCTTCGAGGCGCTAGGGGCTGGCGCAGCGAGGGTGGGGGGGTACACGCTCGACGGGGTCACGGCGATGACGCGGGAGCAGTTCATCCAGCTGCGGTATCAGGTCCCGCCCGGTGGCGCGTACATCTGGATCGACAGTTTCGTTGACGATCTGGCGGGCGCCGCGCCGCTGGAGATCTACTGGGGCGGGGGAAGCATTCCCGTGTTGATCTCACGCTTTGAAGGCGTGGAAACGCAAGCCGGCATCGAGCTGCGCTGGGAACTCGCCGGTGACGAGACTGCGGAGTGGTTTACGCTGTTGCGCCGGGAAGGATCGTCGGGGCAGCCCGTGTTGGTGGGCGAGGGGGCGCTTGCCGGTGCGAACGGTTCCTATCTGGATAAGTCGGTGGAGCCCGCCACCACCTATCACTACGAACTGCTGGTGCGCACACCCGGGGGAAACGAGTTCCGCTCGCAGACGGTGACCGTCACCACGCCGGGACGCGAGCTCGCGCTGGGGCAGAATCACCCCAACCCGTTCAATCCCACCACGGTGATTCCGTACACGCTGCCGGGCGGTACCTCAACGACGCGTGTTCGCCTGCTGGTCATGGACGTCTCGGGCAAGCTGGTGCGCACGCTGGTCGACGAGCCGCAAACGGGCGGCGTGCACGAGGCGATATGGGACGGTAGAGACGATCGCGCTGGGCCGGTATCGAGTGGCGTGTATTTCTACGTGCTGGATGCCGATGGCAAGCGCCAAACGAGAAAGCTGGTGTTGCTGAAATGA
- a CDS encoding tetratricopeptide repeat protein, whose amino-acid sequence MSRTRRTLVAICSACAIAVLWVAVAPAGPAEFARYQQQELNYGAVTLRVAAVIEYQYALDAIERGERDNAATHLQNALQLRPRFADAHFTLARVRAREMNPEAVYHFVQGVVIAATTFESQRFLAINSVVTLALVLILASGIVWIALAVRYFPFIAHSVAEMFKERFDAVGPRMTALLVILTPFALFPGFATAAAMVMLLTWPFMQRRERVMSMVIMASFAALAWFAPVMDRYSTVADPNSLVSLIARANDSPADEALTRALANARAEGLEAERQAALGLLATRAGDTENAAAHFLRSISIKPGVAISYINLGNVYYLNGQYVKALEGYRKAEQADSTDAVAQYNLAQAYIKTLLMSESSRALNRASQLNVEGVIGSIARPARDRMPIYPRPYSSGDLWHMAGIEGRHHNPALLTSVIASVTGQSARISFWIAAVSLVLVVGVQRLTRPGKLAFQCANCGDLTCDGCCQDARGSVICQTCNDAVVGVSSDKVLDALLRQRRQSVVIKRRRSTRWLTIWVPGLRHIFFGRFARGFFIATVFSFSALMLWTRGYLVPDWNSLSTPTPLWKWIVPGLGVAISYWVALTANQRYEVRNTRIGTSRPRNNEPESNKASA is encoded by the coding sequence ATGAGCCGCACCCGACGTACGCTGGTTGCAATCTGCAGCGCGTGCGCGATCGCCGTGCTGTGGGTTGCGGTTGCCCCGGCCGGCCCGGCAGAATTTGCCCGCTACCAGCAGCAGGAACTCAACTACGGCGCGGTGACCCTGCGTGTCGCCGCCGTGATCGAGTACCAGTACGCGCTGGATGCGATCGAGCGCGGCGAACGGGACAACGCCGCCACCCACCTGCAGAACGCACTCCAGTTGCGCCCGCGTTTTGCGGACGCCCATTTCACCCTCGCCCGCGTGCGCGCCCGGGAAATGAACCCCGAGGCCGTCTATCACTTCGTGCAGGGTGTCGTGATTGCCGCCACCACGTTCGAGTCGCAGCGTTTCCTGGCCATCAATTCCGTCGTCACCCTCGCGCTGGTCCTCATTCTGGCCAGCGGCATCGTGTGGATCGCACTCGCCGTGCGCTACTTCCCGTTCATCGCCCACAGCGTGGCGGAGATGTTCAAGGAACGGTTCGACGCGGTCGGCCCGCGCATGACCGCATTGCTGGTGATACTGACGCCGTTCGCCCTGTTCCCCGGCTTCGCCACCGCCGCCGCCATGGTGATGCTGCTGACGTGGCCGTTCATGCAACGGCGCGAACGGGTGATGTCGATGGTCATCATGGCCTCTTTCGCCGCGCTGGCCTGGTTTGCACCCGTCATGGATCGCTACTCCACGGTGGCCGACCCGAATTCCCTGGTCTCTCTGATCGCGCGCGCCAACGACTCACCCGCCGACGAAGCACTCACGCGGGCACTCGCCAACGCCCGCGCCGAGGGTCTGGAGGCGGAGCGCCAGGCGGCGCTGGGCCTGCTGGCCACGCGCGCCGGCGACACCGAGAACGCGGCCGCGCACTTCCTGCGCTCCATTTCCATCAAGCCCGGGGTCGCGATCAGCTATATCAATCTGGGCAACGTGTACTACCTCAACGGGCAGTACGTGAAGGCGCTGGAGGGATACCGCAAGGCGGAACAGGCGGACTCGACCGACGCGGTTGCGCAGTACAACCTGGCCCAGGCCTATATCAAGACGCTGCTCATGAGCGAGTCGTCGCGCGCGCTCAACCGCGCATCGCAGCTCAACGTCGAGGGCGTCATCGGGTCCATCGCGCGACCCGCACGGGATCGCATGCCCATCTATCCGCGGCCCTACTCGAGCGGCGACCTGTGGCACATGGCGGGCATCGAGGGACGTCATCACAACCCGGCGCTGCTCACCAGCGTCATCGCCAGCGTCACCGGACAATCGGCGCGCATCAGTTTCTGGATCGCCGCCGTGTCGCTGGTGCTGGTGGTGGGGGTGCAGCGGCTCACCCGCCCCGGAAAGCTCGCCTTCCAGTGCGCCAATTGCGGCGACCTCACCTGCGACGGCTGCTGCCAGGACGCGCGCGGCTCAGTGATATGCCAGACGTGCAACGACGCGGTGGTGGGCGTCTCGTCGGACAAGGTTCTCGACGCGCTCCTGCGCCAGCGCCGCCAGTCCGTGGTAATCAAGCGCCGGCGCTCGACGCGCTGGCTCACCATCTGGGTTCCGGGACTGCGGCACATCTTCTTTGGCCGCTTCGCGCGCGGGTTCTTCATCGCCACCGTGTTCTCGTTCTCGGCGCTGATGCTGTGGACACGCGGCTACCTGGTTCCCGACTGGAACTCGCTGTCCACGCCCACGCCGTTGTGGAAGTGGATCGTGCCCGGGCTGGGCGTGGCAATCTCCTACTGGGTCGCCCTCACCGCGAACCAGCGTTACGAAGTACGCAACACGCGCATCGGGACTTCGCGCCCGCGCAACAATGAACCGGAGTCGAACAAGGCCTCGGCCTAG
- a CDS encoding UbiA family prenyltransferase, protein MLRPLILVPAWAFYALGAHSAPDVVLATVLADTGFWCLSAVLACAYVLNQIFDRDSDALNDKGHYLTRGLFGMRTMVAIALVCFAAASLLYQRVVPGQRFPIVLAFLLATTYSLPPLRFCARPYFDLAANALGYGGLAFVIGATGHGDYFADAWRNGIPWVFLVGATFLHTTILDVDGDAATGKRTTTVAVGVRVSAWVAVLFALGALGDAAFSFLERGTRAFPVLVTLAGFLGFVTAAIFIERAQRMGPVLMRAARARASSLAVQWMTVIVALTAVLRDPLMLLLLLPVLVAARAYYRARFGLAYPG, encoded by the coding sequence GTGCTGCGACCGCTGATCCTCGTGCCCGCGTGGGCTTTTTATGCGCTCGGCGCCCACTCCGCCCCCGACGTCGTTCTCGCCACCGTGCTGGCCGACACCGGTTTCTGGTGCCTCTCGGCCGTGCTGGCCTGCGCCTACGTGCTCAACCAGATTTTCGACCGCGACAGCGACGCCCTCAACGACAAGGGCCATTACCTCACGCGCGGCCTGTTTGGCATGCGCACCATGGTGGCTATCGCGCTGGTGTGTTTCGCCGCCGCATCCCTGCTCTATCAGCGCGTCGTGCCCGGCCAGCGCTTTCCCATTGTCCTCGCCTTCCTGCTCGCCACCACCTACTCACTACCACCGCTGCGCTTCTGCGCGCGGCCCTACTTCGACCTGGCCGCCAACGCGCTCGGATACGGCGGTCTCGCGTTTGTCATCGGCGCCACCGGCCACGGCGACTACTTCGCCGACGCGTGGCGCAACGGGATCCCCTGGGTGTTCCTGGTGGGCGCCACCTTCCTGCACACCACCATTCTGGACGTGGACGGCGACGCGGCGACGGGCAAGCGCACCACCACCGTCGCGGTGGGGGTGCGGGTATCGGCATGGGTCGCGGTGCTGTTTGCGCTGGGTGCGCTGGGCGACGCGGCCTTTTCGTTTCTCGAGCGGGGCACGCGGGCCTTCCCGGTACTGGTCACCCTGGCCGGCTTTCTGGGCTTCGTGACCGCGGCCATCTTCATCGAACGCGCGCAGCGCATGGGCCCGGTGCTGATGCGCGCCGCGCGCGCGCGCGCGAGTTCGCTGGCGGTGCAGTGGATGACCGTAATCGTAGCACTCACCGCCGTGCTGCGCGACCCCCTGATGCTGCTCCTGCTGCTCCCCGTCCTGGTGGCGGCGCGCGCCTACTACCGCGCGCGCTTCGGCCTCGCCTACCCCGGCTGA
- a CDS encoding DUF4388 domain-containing protein, with protein sequence MALEGNLSSFGLEEILQLIAVQQKTGMLSVTASDRSSVLFFRDGKIISTRDRRSKTRDPFRDYLTRYGCLKREELAKITQISSQSKLDLLDVIISEGIFDEKRLKRHWRNHIQEALHEVITWDQLSYKFVSGDEVVSGVKTMGDFSVEPLLMECMRRIDEYPMLLQTFPADGVRISASGRKPEADAETMESETAVLALLDQPRTVRDIVARAQLPSFDVYEALKLLKEKGLIAVAEDLQSGLTADGTIAARVRHKKRGNPMTMVAAMFMFASCLMFGAWRNTDHVTRIAREGVVSRDPAARARIEYHVRFGVEAFRAEMGAYPATLETLREEGFVDNHTLQRAADLDLRYKLTRDGTAYTLL encoded by the coding sequence ATGGCGCTCGAAGGAAATCTCAGTTCGTTCGGTCTCGAGGAGATCCTGCAGCTGATCGCGGTCCAGCAGAAGACCGGGATGCTGTCGGTCACCGCCAGCGACCGCTCGTCGGTGCTGTTCTTCCGCGACGGCAAGATCATCTCCACGCGGGACCGCCGCAGCAAGACGCGCGACCCCTTCCGCGACTACCTGACGCGCTACGGCTGCCTGAAGCGCGAGGAACTGGCCAAGATCACGCAGATCAGTTCGCAATCAAAGCTGGATCTGCTGGACGTGATCATCTCCGAGGGTATCTTCGACGAGAAGCGGCTCAAGCGGCACTGGCGCAACCACATCCAGGAAGCGCTTCACGAGGTCATCACCTGGGACCAGCTCTCCTACAAGTTTGTATCCGGCGACGAGGTGGTGTCCGGCGTCAAGACCATGGGTGACTTCTCGGTGGAGCCGTTGCTGATGGAGTGCATGCGCCGCATCGACGAGTACCCGATGCTGCTGCAAACCTTCCCGGCCGACGGTGTGCGCATCTCGGCCAGCGGACGCAAGCCGGAGGCCGACGCCGAAACCATGGAGAGCGAGACCGCCGTGCTGGCGCTGCTGGACCAGCCGCGCACGGTGCGCGACATCGTGGCGCGGGCACAACTGCCCTCCTTCGACGTCTACGAGGCCCTCAAGCTGCTCAAGGAGAAGGGGCTCATCGCGGTGGCGGAGGATCTGCAAAGCGGCCTCACCGCCGACGGCACCATCGCCGCGCGCGTGCGCCACAAGAAGCGCGGCAACCCCATGACCATGGTCGCGGCCATGTTCATGTTCGCCAGTTGCCTGATGTTCGGCGCGTGGCGCAACACCGATCACGTCACGCGCATCGCGCGCGAAGGCGTCGTGTCCCGCGATCCCGCCGCACGGGCGCGCATCGAGTACCACGTTCGCTTCGGGGTGGAGGCGTTCCGCGCCGAGATGGGCGCGTACCCGGCCACCCTGGAGACGTTGCGCGAAGAGGGCTTCGTGGACAACCATACGCTCCAGCGCGCGGCGGACCTCGACCTGCGATACAAGTTGACGCGCGACGGTACCGCCTATACCCTGCTCTAG